One Desulfocurvibacter africanus subsp. africanus DSM 2603 genomic region harbors:
- a CDS encoding efflux RND transporter permease subunit: MVERIIEYSARHRFIVFLFVGVLALAGWWSFRAMPKDALPDLSDTQVIVYTTWMGRSPDLIEDQITYPIVTALLSAPRVTVVRGVSDFGFSYVYVLFEEGTDIYWARSRILEYLSQLRGRLPAGIEPALGPDATGVGWVFQYALVDDEGRYDLSQLRTIQDWYLRYQLASVEGVAEVASLGGFVRQYQVNLDPNKLAAYSLSIPQVIEAVRSANRETGGRVIEWGGTEFMVRGRGYVQSVEDIAAAPVSVTMQGVPIRLRDVATVTTGPDMRRGFADLNGTGDVVGGIVVMRFGENAQAVIARVKERLAEIEPTLPPGVKILTTYDRSSLINRAIRSISENLIEELVIISLLIIVFLWHFRSALVPIISLPLAVVISFIPMYFIGMGTNIMALGGIIVAIGDMVDAAIVMVENGVKRLTDAEATGQPHDRNEILISSAKEVGPPIFASLLVMAVSFLPILTLEAQEGRLFKPLAFTKNFAIAIAAILAITLIPAMLGLFVRGKLLPEAKHPINRRLIATYRPIVRFALKWRWLTVAVALLLFALSVPLYLRMGSEFMPPLNEGTILYMPITMPGISETEAQRLLQLQDKILMSFPEVALVSGKAGRAETSTDPSPFSMMETIVQLKPREQWRDVRIERPWLPGFLRPAADFLFGKHRKLSWDELVDQLDVALKLPGQQNAWTMPIKARIDMLTTGIRTPVGIKVMGRDLRAIDQLARHLEALLVTVPGTRSVFAERVLGGYYLDIAVDREEAARYGLSVAEVQMAVENAIGGENIDTTIMGRERYPVSVRYHRDFRSEMPDLGRVLVRAMNGAQIPLAQVATISRVPGPAMIRDEDGQLAAYVFVDVAGRDIGSYVTDAKAAVEGNIKMPAGYTIKWSGQYEFMERVKARLKVFVPLTLGIIFMLYYFTFGSVVETLLIMLSVPFALTGAIFLLSPDIGLGYNMSIAVWVGLIALAGVSAETVAIMLSYLDEAWKRRVEAGRMKDKSDLREAIMEGSVLRVRPMLMTALANIFGLMPVMVSTGTGADVMKRIAAPMVGGLASAVLLTLVLVPVLYSIWKERELKRMSGKG, from the coding sequence ATGGTCGAGCGCATCATCGAATATAGCGCCAGGCACCGCTTCATCGTCTTCCTCTTCGTGGGGGTGCTCGCGCTCGCTGGCTGGTGGTCCTTCCGGGCAATGCCCAAGGATGCCCTGCCCGACCTCTCCGACACCCAGGTCATCGTCTACACCACCTGGATGGGGCGCAGCCCTGACCTCATAGAAGACCAGATCACCTATCCCATCGTCACGGCGCTCCTGTCGGCCCCGCGGGTCACGGTGGTGCGCGGCGTGTCCGACTTCGGCTTCTCCTACGTCTATGTCCTCTTCGAGGAAGGCACCGACATCTACTGGGCCCGCAGCCGGATTCTGGAATACTTAAGCCAGCTCCGGGGGCGGCTGCCCGCTGGGATCGAACCGGCCTTGGGGCCCGATGCCACGGGTGTGGGTTGGGTTTTTCAGTATGCTCTCGTCGATGATGAAGGGCGCTACGACCTTTCGCAGCTGCGCACCATCCAGGACTGGTACCTGCGCTATCAACTGGCGAGCGTTGAGGGGGTCGCCGAGGTGGCTTCGCTCGGCGGCTTCGTGCGCCAGTACCAGGTCAATCTCGACCCCAATAAGCTTGCCGCCTATAGTCTCTCTATCCCGCAAGTAATCGAGGCGGTGCGCTCGGCCAACCGCGAGACGGGTGGGCGCGTCATCGAGTGGGGGGGTACCGAATTCATGGTCCGCGGTCGCGGCTATGTGCAGTCGGTCGAGGACATTGCCGCCGCCCCCGTGAGCGTCACGATGCAGGGAGTGCCCATCCGTCTGCGCGACGTGGCGACCGTCACCACGGGCCCTGACATGCGCCGGGGCTTTGCCGACCTGAATGGAACCGGAGACGTCGTTGGCGGCATCGTGGTGATGCGCTTTGGCGAGAATGCCCAGGCGGTCATCGCCAGGGTCAAGGAGAGGCTGGCCGAGATCGAGCCCACGCTGCCTCCCGGGGTGAAGATCCTCACCACGTATGACCGCTCGTCCCTCATCAACCGCGCCATCCGCTCCATCAGCGAGAACCTGATCGAGGAGTTGGTCATCATCAGCCTGCTCATCATCGTATTTCTATGGCATTTCCGCTCGGCGCTCGTGCCCATCATCTCGCTGCCCCTGGCCGTCGTCATCTCCTTCATCCCCATGTACTTCATAGGCATGGGGACCAACATCATGGCCTTGGGCGGCATCATCGTGGCCATCGGCGACATGGTCGACGCGGCCATCGTCATGGTCGAGAACGGGGTCAAGCGCCTGACCGACGCGGAGGCAACCGGCCAGCCCCACGACCGCAATGAGATCCTCATCTCCTCGGCAAAGGAGGTCGGCCCGCCCATCTTCGCCTCGCTGCTGGTTATGGCCGTTTCCTTCCTGCCCATTCTGACCCTGGAAGCCCAGGAAGGTCGGCTCTTCAAGCCGCTCGCCTTCACCAAAAACTTCGCCATCGCCATCGCCGCGATCCTGGCCATCACCCTCATTCCGGCCATGCTGGGCCTCTTCGTGCGCGGCAAGCTCCTGCCCGAGGCAAAGCACCCCATCAACCGGCGGCTCATCGCCACCTACCGACCGATTGTGCGGTTCGCCCTCAAGTGGCGCTGGCTGACGGTGGCCGTCGCCCTGCTGCTCTTTGCCTTAAGTGTGCCGCTCTACCTGCGCATGGGCTCGGAGTTCATGCCGCCGCTCAACGAGGGCACGATCCTCTATATGCCCATCACCATGCCGGGCATCTCGGAAACCGAGGCGCAGCGACTGCTGCAGCTCCAAGACAAGATCCTCATGAGCTTTCCGGAAGTCGCGCTGGTCAGCGGGAAAGCGGGCCGGGCCGAAACCTCCACCGATCCGTCCCCTTTCTCGATGATGGAGACGATCGTGCAGCTCAAGCCCCGAGAGCAGTGGCGGGATGTGCGCATTGAGCGTCCCTGGCTGCCTGGCTTCCTGCGGCCGGCGGCCGACTTCCTCTTCGGCAAGCACCGCAAGCTCTCCTGGGATGAGCTGGTGGATCAGCTGGATGTCGCGCTGAAGCTGCCCGGCCAGCAGAACGCCTGGACCATGCCCATCAAGGCGCGCATCGACATGCTCACCACGGGCATCCGCACCCCGGTGGGCATCAAGGTCATGGGGCGCGACCTGCGCGCGATCGATCAGCTTGCCCGCCATCTGGAAGCGCTGCTCGTAACTGTGCCGGGGACGCGCTCCGTCTTCGCCGAGAGGGTGCTCGGAGGCTACTACCTCGATATCGCGGTAGACCGCGAGGAGGCGGCCCGTTACGGGCTGTCCGTGGCAGAGGTGCAGATGGCCGTGGAGAACGCCATCGGCGGCGAGAACATCGACACGACCATCATGGGCCGGGAGCGCTACCCGGTCAGCGTGCGCTATCATCGCGATTTCCGCTCCGAGATGCCCGACCTTGGGCGGGTGCTCGTGCGCGCCATGAACGGCGCGCAAATCCCCCTGGCCCAGGTCGCCACCATCAGCCGCGTGCCGGGGCCGGCCATGATCCGTGACGAAGACGGACAGCTTGCCGCCTACGTTTTCGTCGATGTCGCGGGGCGCGACATCGGTTCCTACGTGACCGACGCCAAGGCGGCCGTGGAGGGCAATATCAAAATGCCCGCCGGATACACGATCAAGTGGAGCGGCCAGTACGAGTTCATGGAACGGGTGAAGGCGCGCTTGAAGGTCTTCGTGCCGTTGACTTTGGGCATTATCTTCATGCTGTACTACTTCACCTTCGGCTCGGTCGTGGAGACGCTGCTCATCATGCTCTCGGTGCCCTTTGCCCTGACCGGGGCCATATTCCTCCTCTCGCCGGACATCGGCCTGGGCTACAACATGTCGATTGCCGTGTGGGTGGGGCTCATTGCCTTGGCAGGTGTGTCGGCCGAGACGGTGGCCATCATGCTCTCCTACCTCGACGAGGCGTGGAAGAGGCGTGTTGAGGCTGGACGGATGAAGGACAAGAGCGACCTGCGCGAGGCCATCATGGAAGGCTCGGTGCTGCGGGTCCGCCCCATGCTCATGACGGCCCTGGCCAACATCTTCGGCCTTATGCCCGTCATGGTCAGCACCGGCACGGGGGCCGACGTTATGAAGCGCATAGCAGCCCCGATGGTGGGCGGACTGGCCTCGGCGGTGCTGCTGACCCTCGTCCTGGTGCCCGTGCTCTACAGCATATGGAAGGAACGCGAACTCAAGCGGATGAGCGGGAAAGGCTAG
- a CDS encoding tetratricopeptide repeat protein, translating to MRRLIIMLLVLGCLGLAACSLPRVAVLRDPLTAQEHLQLGLAYEHDGELELAREHYEDAAEEMPEAHFYLGNIAFGQEAWGKAEREYKRAIKGLPEDPRPRNNLAWLYYTRGENLERAEELAQQAANLAPEAEKGEYMDTLELIRQARNAEGKS from the coding sequence ATGAGAAGGCTGATTATTATGTTGCTAGTCTTGGGCTGCCTCGGCTTGGCCGCTTGCTCGCTGCCGCGCGTGGCAGTGTTGCGTGACCCGCTCACGGCCCAGGAGCACCTGCAGCTTGGCTTGGCCTACGAGCATGACGGCGAGCTGGAACTGGCCCGCGAGCACTATGAAGACGCTGCCGAGGAAATGCCCGAGGCGCACTTCTATCTGGGCAATATTGCCTTTGGCCAGGAGGCTTGGGGCAAGGCCGAACGCGAGTACAAGCGGGCCATCAAGGGTTTGCCCGAAGATCCCAGACCGCGCAACAACCTGGCTTGGTTGTATTACACTAGAGGGGAGAATCTGGAACGGGCCGAGGAACTGGCGCAACAGGCCGCGAACCTGGCCCCGGAAGCCGAGAAAGGCGAGTACATGGATACCCTGGAGCTGATTCGTCAGGCTCGCAATGCCGAAGGGAAAAGCTGA
- a CDS encoding cysteine peptidase family C39 domain-containing protein: MLPAGLLPAEEQVISGVPFHSQGVGECGPASLAGVLNFHGDPATPEEIAADVLRTNLRGSLTLDLALWPRSRGFTTRWYAGSVSDILDKTGQGLPLLVMLDQGFGPVSANHFVVLLGHAPDAIIINDGARGPGVRMDWSRFLSQWERAGFWTLLVEPAQAEQGDRQ; the protein is encoded by the coding sequence ATGCTCCCGGCAGGCTTGCTCCCAGCGGAAGAGCAGGTCATCTCCGGCGTGCCTTTCCACAGTCAGGGCGTCGGGGAGTGCGGACCGGCCAGCTTGGCGGGCGTGCTCAACTTCCATGGCGATCCGGCCACTCCCGAAGAGATCGCCGCCGATGTCCTGCGGACGAATCTGCGCGGCTCACTGACCTTGGACCTGGCCTTGTGGCCGAGGAGCAGGGGCTTCACGACACGCTGGTACGCAGGCTCCGTGAGCGATATCCTTGACAAGACAGGCCAGGGCCTGCCCCTGTTGGTCATGCTGGATCAGGGTTTCGGCCCGGTGAGCGCCAATCACTTCGTGGTCCTGCTGGGCCATGCGCCGGACGCGATCATCATCAATGATGGCGCACGCGGGCCGGGAGTGCGCATGGACTGGTCGCGCTTTCTGTCTCAATGGGAGCGCGCGGGGTTCTGGACTTTGTTGGTGGAACCGGCCCAAGCCGAGCAGGGGGATAGGCAATGA
- a CDS encoding PA2779 family protein translates to MLAILTSDWFRRIAMLLVLTMTTLSLVPKVEAGFVPTDRSFGPSQEMQELRAKDMATVKQALENKLVTERLSALGYSAEEIDARLAQLSDAEMHQLASEIDTLTVGGDGLGVVIALLIIVILVIVILKLTDTRITVG, encoded by the coding sequence ATGCTCGCCATTCTCACCTCTGACTGGTTTCGTCGGATTGCCATGTTGCTCGTGCTGACCATGACCACTTTGTCTTTGGTGCCCAAGGTCGAGGCAGGCTTCGTACCCACGGACAGGTCTTTCGGTCCTTCCCAAGAAATGCAGGAATTGCGCGCCAAGGACATGGCCACGGTCAAGCAGGCCCTTGAGAACAAGCTAGTGACCGAGCGACTCTCGGCCCTGGGCTACTCGGCCGAAGAGATCGATGCCCGACTGGCGCAACTTTCGGATGCCGAAATGCATCAACTGGCCTCCGAGATCGATACCCTGACAGTGGGCGGTGACGGCCTGGGCGTGGTCATCGCCCTGCTAATCATCGTCATCCTCGTGATCGTCATCCTTAAACTTACCGACACGCGCATCACCGTAGGCTGA
- a CDS encoding universal stress protein, translating into MNLRLIILPVDGSEHSRHAVEYAADLAGGMDAEIVVLNCQPPVPAFLGEPNFQQAVEYRDAEAEEILSPVRDYLSGLGLRFRDMAVEGAPGEAIADVAKAERADLIVIGSKGKTDLEGLVMGSVTHCVLHIAPCPVLVVR; encoded by the coding sequence ATGAACCTTCGCCTCATTATCCTGCCCGTAGACGGCTCCGAGCACTCCAGGCACGCGGTCGAATACGCCGCGGACCTGGCCGGCGGCATGGATGCGGAAATCGTTGTCCTGAACTGCCAGCCGCCCGTGCCGGCATTTCTCGGCGAGCCCAACTTTCAGCAGGCCGTGGAGTATCGCGATGCGGAAGCCGAGGAAATCCTCTCACCCGTCCGCGACTATCTTTCAGGCCTGGGCCTGCGCTTCCGGGACATGGCAGTGGAAGGCGCGCCCGGAGAGGCCATCGCCGACGTGGCCAAGGCCGAACGGGCCGACCTGATCGTAATAGGCTCCAAGGGCAAGACCGACCTGGAAGGGCTCGTCATGGGCAGCGTGACCCACTGCGTGCTGCACATCGCGCCCTGCCCCGTGCTTGTTGTACGCTAA
- a CDS encoding aminotransferase class I/II-fold pyridoxal phosphate-dependent enzyme: MHQFPRVHRLPPYVFAQVTELKMKMRREGEDIIDLGMGNPDMPTPQHIVDKLLEASQKGCNHRYSASKGIKGLRRAIADWYRRRFDVDLDMDQEVVVTMGAKEGLSHLALVMLSPGDVVFAPDPAYPIHPYASIIAGADVRRIPIGKGRNFIDDLQVAMRQTWPQPKLLIINYPHNPTTECVDIAFFQRIVDFAKDNKLLVIHDFAYADFTYDGYQAPSFLQAEGAKDVGVEFFSLTKSYSMAGWRVGFCCGNREMVQALTRIKSYLDYGIFQPIQIAACHALNGPQECVREIMDVHQDRRDALCEALTRIGWNVPKPKATMFVWAEIPDEFKKLGSVEFSKLLLREGKVAVSPGLGFGHYGDDHVRFALVENRHRINQAVRGIKHVLGG, encoded by the coding sequence ATGCATCAGTTCCCCAGGGTCCATCGCCTTCCACCCTATGTCTTTGCCCAAGTCACCGAGCTCAAGATGAAGATGCGCCGCGAAGGCGAGGACATCATCGATCTCGGCATGGGCAATCCGGATATGCCCACACCACAGCACATTGTGGATAAGCTGCTGGAGGCATCGCAGAAGGGCTGCAACCATCGCTACAGCGCATCCAAGGGCATCAAGGGGCTGAGGCGAGCTATCGCAGACTGGTATCGTCGCCGCTTCGACGTGGACCTGGACATGGACCAGGAAGTGGTGGTGACCATGGGCGCCAAGGAAGGCTTGTCGCACCTGGCCCTGGTCATGCTCTCGCCGGGTGACGTGGTCTTTGCGCCCGACCCGGCCTACCCCATTCATCCATACGCCTCGATCATCGCCGGCGCCGACGTTCGACGCATCCCCATCGGCAAGGGCCGCAACTTCATCGACGATCTCCAGGTGGCCATGCGCCAGACCTGGCCCCAGCCCAAGCTGCTGATTATCAACTACCCGCACAACCCGACCACCGAGTGCGTGGACATAGCTTTCTTCCAGCGCATCGTGGACTTCGCCAAGGACAACAAGCTCCTGGTCATCCACGACTTCGCCTACGCCGACTTCACCTATGACGGCTATCAGGCTCCGAGCTTCCTGCAGGCCGAGGGCGCCAAGGACGTGGGCGTGGAGTTTTTCTCCCTCACCAAATCCTATTCCATGGCCGGCTGGCGTGTGGGCTTCTGCTGCGGCAACCGGGAGATGGTCCAGGCGCTGACACGCATCAAGAGCTATCTGGACTACGGCATATTCCAACCCATACAGATCGCGGCCTGTCACGCCCTCAACGGCCCCCAGGAGTGCGTCAGGGAAATCATGGACGTGCACCAGGACCGTCGTGACGCCCTGTGCGAAGCCCTGACCCGCATCGGCTGGAATGTGCCCAAGCCCAAGGCGACCATGTTCGTGTGGGCCGAGATCCCGGACGAGTTCAAGAAGCTTGGCTCCGTGGAGTTCTCCAAGCTCCTGCTGCGCGAGGGCAAGGTGGCCGTGTCGCCCGGTCTTGGCTTCGGTCATTATGGCGACGACCACGTACGCTTCGCCCTGGTGGAGAATCGCCACCGCATCAATCAGGCCGTGCGCGGCATAAAACACGTGCTCGGCG